The Castanea sativa cultivar Marrone di Chiusa Pesio chromosome 4, ASM4071231v1 sequence TTACTTACTTGTCATATGactattaagtttttttttatatatatatatagaattagaataataatattattttttttatatacattattctcaaaaatatatatttgattcaAGTCAAGAGTCCTATAATAACTTACTGGTATTACTTGATTTTCTTAACAATAAAAACTATGATtcaaagttctctctctctcacagcttgttgcaacaattgaaaaaaaaaaaaaaaaactaactcatttcaaaattgatttcttaaaaatataaattaaggggaaaaaaaactatatcAAAGCTTGGTCTCATCTTAAGACTTAGAGAGTTAGTTTGTATTTGGAtgattcttttttattgattttttttttttatacttggatgaatttatttcaattgactacttatttgtttaaaaataagttctttttttagaagaaaatgaagtatAAAGAAAGTGTGtttactcaaataaataaaataagtttatgatCTAGTAATGGACTATATGAAATTAATATTAGCTAGAATCCTCAATCATAATTtataatctaaataaattatgaaaaatggtGTGAAAAAAAACGGCCTATCTCTATCTGTGAAACTTAGGTTGATacactaatttttcttttgtatttttcacatTATCAAACCGAAAAAAGTTGATACACTTTCTTTGATATTTCCTACTAAACATTCTTATTGGACCTACGAAAAACACCAAACAAAAAGTAGTCTAAAAACACAATGCAGTCCTTATCATTTATTggtcagaaaaagaaaattttgtgagAACTCTttgtcaaaacaaaacaaaaaatcacattaaaaaaaaaaaaagaagcatttgTGGGAACTAGCTAACTATAGGTGGGAAATGGCTCAGCCTTTCAAGACTTCAAGACTTCTTCTTAGGATGTGGACAATGGATTGCTTTACGAATTTAGAGCATTGATTAAGCATGCATTGAAAGCTTCAAACTTATTGGGCATATTACTCAAGAATCTGGTGaccttatttttatatatatatttaataattttacttGAATAAGAACTACCAGAAACTATAACAATACATAGAATTAATTAAGCACTCTATGTGTGTTAAATTCATCTAAAAATGCTCATAAAAGAGGTCAAGAACTATTATAGCAAACATGACACAATGTATATTGCTAATAATCAATGGATAAACATGTAGCTGAATGCTGAGGGCAATTCTAGCACAATACATGATACTAAGCTTCAATTCTAAATCTACAACAATATCTAACTTCAAATACAAATCGGCCATacaatactaaaaatattttttatttttatttttaacacttTCACTaattgaatgaaaaagaaagagtacaTAAGCCAGTCATGATGAATATTGACTAATTTCGTTAAATACATTTTTGGGATCATTGTCCCATTGTGATGACCAGCATAGTGGGAATTCAAATATTTAACTCTAGCTCCCATCCTTCTAGCTACTAATGAAGCATTTGTTGGATCAAAATAGCACATTCAGTTTATTAATTCTTGTAGTCTTTGGCACACCCTTGTAGTCTCAACACCAACTCTAGAAATTTTGAcctggaaattcatcaaaaaaaagtgaattgTATTAGCATATGTATATCAAACTTGATATTCACATATTATTTATCTACAAATTTGGGATTTAACTATTATAAAATATGTACCTGAGCATGAATGGTATGGAAAAGTTTATCACCCACAGTAGAATAACTAGCACTGACAACTTCAGCTCCTTCCTCCTCAAGAATACTAATAATTTCATACACCATGAAGCTCTTTTGCAACCCACTTATCACTATCACTTCGATACTGGAACCCAAGTCTCTTAAATCAAATACAGGCAACCTTGAGCCAAACATCATTGTATCCATTGTATTACTGCCATTTTCTAACCCCATTGCTTGTTCCTTCCGaatctttaatttttctatgttttcCTTCAGTTGCGTTATATAGGAGGCAGCGTAATCGAGCTGATcttgttgtgaaattatgtcctgagagagagaagaaagaattaGTAGTAgtaattaaaatccaaataattTTCTCCAAATGTCTTATAGCTCAACTAATATTTCATGATATCTTTAACGAACGCATTCGGGATTCAAATCCTCAATTTaccaattatcaaatttaaaattaaaaaaaaatactataactTAAAACTGAtcagtaaaatacaaaaaccatAGCAAGATCTTGTTCAGCTAGACTGGTACACTTGAGTTGAACTAGTAATAGGCTTAACTAGTAATGCCTTTAGTAATATGCTTTTTTAGTTGAACTGTGAAGGTCATTATGTCGTTGTGGTTGAAAAAGCTCAGGCACAGATACTTCACAGTGAAAACTTTGGAGATATTATAGCTACTTCACAGCGAAAACTTTAGAGACATCTGGCTAGCTATGCAATATGCTATAGAACCTTAAGATAGACataattcttcatttttaaatttcttttaaaacacaTACTGAATTATAAGAGTTTCTGTGAGTCAAAACTGCGGAAAATGACAAAGACCCAGAAGATAGTTCAGCTTGCGGAACTCAAAATGACCACAGTGGTACCTTTCCATTTCGGAGAAAATGAGATATTATGAATTATTGCAGATATCTAGGGGAAAATACCAAAAACATCATTTTCGAAATGAGACAGagacaaaattaattaattaaatacagCATATATACCAGACAatgtaacaaaaagaaaatactaaaaaatacagtttttttgggtacaaatgATTGAGTTGAATTCTGTCCTTCCAAGTAAATTGGAGAAGAAAATTAAGTAGTGAATGAGATTAAAAACAACGAAATTCACCTCAAGAATAATTCCTTATCTGAGTTGGATATTCAAGCAGTGAAGCATCAATAATTTCATAGAAACAGTATGAGCTAGGAAGATGAGGTATTGGCAGATATTTCTTGGTTTCGAGTGGGAGGGAAGGCCTTATGGACCACATGAAAGAAAAACTTCAACCAATTACTACAAAGGTAGCAAAGAGATAAGAGCACTGTAATTACTATGCTATCCGTCGCAATTAATGTTCTTCCAtccaagaattaaaaaaaggtCAGGAACAAGTTGTACCATATGTTTCACAACTACTGAATTCAtttgctctctttttttattaaccTATTACTTGGACATCTACGTTGGAAACACCACGAAGAAAAAGATTAATTCTGGCAAAACCGCTGAATTTTAGAAACAATTATGATTTTGGATATCTTTCCCTCCAATCAAAGTTACCAATTTATatgattaaaacaaaaacaaaaagtttatagtatttttatttattaatttagctTGAGCTTGTACAGATTTATAAAACTCACCCTGGTGGCTCTGAAGTGGTTGGCAGGAATAAGAGAAGAAAGCTTGAGGCATAGGCTTTTCATTTGCATTCTGCGATTTTTCTCCACCATCTTTCTATCAAGCTTGGATTTCTCACTACTGCTACTTGTCTTCATTTTCACTTTCAATCCTACTTCCCTCTCTAAAGCACGAAGCATAAATGCAAGAAATAAAGGTCTGAAACCAGGCAAAGAGAAACAATAGACAGGAAGAGTTTAGAATAAGAGAGGCTTTTTGAGCTCAAGATGTAAGCGTTTATATAGACAGACATGGTCATGGCTTTGAGGGGGTCATGTATAAGTACTATAGACTGTAGTAGCTTTGAATTGTTGGAAATGACGTAGGAAGGCTCCGATGTCAAAGGCCGCACGTTAAGAGAGAAGAGAGCTGGGACCAACACCGGCCCCTTACAACACTACACGGCTAAAGTGACcttcattttcatatttaatttcACAACTTATTAATTTGTATCCATACACTACACATTAAATGCATGtcgtttgttaaaaaaatgtgaCATATTCATATAATTAGTAGCTGGTAAAAAGTGTTGATCACTTACCActatacaaattaataaaatataaaattagataTACAATTAGATACAATCCACAAAAAATAATCCATCTTaacaataattatataaaaaatgttcaCCAACCACAATCGGCATAAATCAATGGGCTGCAAAATTAgaaatgaaatttataaatatgtttctaaatttttcttgaaataCGACAAAACTGTACTGTGACTAATCTATGTTGGGATTCCCGGTTTTCCTTTACTACGTTAAttaaagtttgttttgtttgaacaAGTGGTGGGCTGATATACTACTCGTAGCTGACTCTTGACCATTtgactcttcaattttttttttttcttttctaaatacCAAAACCGCGGTTACACCGAccacttttcagttttttccttattttttaaacatctGAGTTTCTgttgtttactttttcctttacTAGGAGCtcagacaaataaaaaatgaaaacaacataaactcagaaaaatcaaatttggtGTCAACATGGTTGTaagtttaactataaaaaaaaaaaaaaaatggaaggatgtaaaaagtttctcaacattaaacattttgttcaattcttttgttttttaaaagctACGGTCAGATGCTCAAACTTGAGATTTGGATTTATCATTTATGTTCCCCTTTAAAAGCCTAATCTGTTAAATGgttaataaatagttaaaatattataatggcatatgttagaaatactgaattcaattgtattgtatttctcactgaaagaatatacatgagtgcctttatatagaaggcatatgagtgcagtacaagtaaatatgagtgtaatacaagtaagagtgctatacaagtaaactagttgggtctaaagcccacaacattatacatgttaacaacccccctcaaactcaaggtggatgtgagactaacttgaggttgtcaaccaaagtacgaaggcgtcccgtaggatgtgacttggtgaagatatctgcaagttgatctgtagaaGAGACTGATATTAGCTTGAGAGCatcatggacaagatgataacggataaaatgacaatcgatctcgatgtgtttagtccgttcatggaagacatcattatgagcaatgtgaataacactctgattatcacaataaagaggagtagcagaggatgtagagcatggtcaagtttggagaataaggacgagtgaggtgtcatgtgattgcaacaggcagaatcaaaaagctaagtttgagacttaccgggtaaaactgagagagcagTGGAAAGATATGCATTACCAGCCATACAAACAGCCTGAGCTATGATCTCCTGTAGTTCAGtgggtgagaggttgatagtggatccaaAAGACCGGGACTCAGCtgaaatgggaggcattggcAGAGTGGACTCAGTATTAGCAACTGCAGTAGTAGATTTGTTGCgacggtaacaagtctcaatagtgtggccaggacgcttgcaatagttgcagaaTTTTTTGTTGGTCTATTTGTGACGATTGCTGGAGCTAGAAAGATCACCTGAGTGCTGAGATTGCTCTATGGGTAGAGCAGAAGGAGTAAGGGccagaacattaaacttatcttggGCTTGAAGAGTTGCAAGGCGAGCTTCTTCTCTTACTAACTCGTTCACAGCAGTATCAAGGGAGGGAAGAGGACTACGattaagaagctgacctcgaatgggctcatagtccttgtggagtgacatcaggaactcatagagacgaaattcatctctaacagcagcatattgttgagcatcttttgagcatgcccaagttggatcagaaaggtcaatttggtcacAAATGAAGCGagctgatcatagtagtcattgatggactgCCCCAATTCTTGCttgagttgatgcaattcaatcactaactgatatttcatggatccgtgagtagtagagtatcttttggccagcatatcccatgctgatttcgcatcatcaaagctgcccagcagattggagatggagggaatggaagtgtttcgaatccatgtgaggatcatgtgattgtgactatcccattcaatcatgcgaCTGAGGAAGACAgtatcttcttcacttgcccccttCACAAGAATAGTGATTGCACCAATACAATAATGCTAGAGTATGCGACCCTTAAGAAAACTgcgcatagcttgagaccaagataagtaattcctagtccCTTCCAATACAATATTGATGAGGCgaggaagaaaaatatcatttttatccatttagagacacaatatgcaaaaatgactgcaaaaatgaaatctacgcgaaaaactgagtaaggagaacctacgctgcaaaaagtcaactctgaAAAAAAGTCAATAGTCAATGGCCAGCAGTCAACAGTCAACAGTCAGCGGTCAACGGTCCGAGATGACGTCAGCAAGATGACGTGTCGCTGGCGTCAGCAGGTGACTGGATGCTGAGTCAGCTAGGGCTGATGTGGCACTAATGACGTCGTGGATGACGTTAGCCTGGAAGGGATGACAGCGCGTGAGGCGCGTGTAGCGCGTGAGCTTCAGCGCAGGTTCTTTGAGCTGCACATGGAGGCGCGTGCGGTCTTCGATGGCTGCAAGGCTTCCACGAACGGGTATATCGGTGTaagacgatcttcgtggtacctttAGAAAATTTATCGGAGCAAGATTCACGGCGGTGCCGGAAAAGGCaatggtctttgcagtgttcgaactcctCAACGGTGGCTGCTACAGGTCCGGAACCCaaggacgatgtctggaagactcgaaggttcaacggcaAAAGGCTGTGGCAGTTGCTGTGACAGTGGAAGCAATATTAAGAATgaagttacaccaataaagacaaaactgctaagaaaaggtTAGAGCagtagctctgataccatgttagaaatactgaattcaattgtattgtatttctcactgaaagaatatacatgagtgcctttatataggaagCATATGAGTGCAATACAaataaatatgagtgtagtacaagtaagagtgctatacaagtaagagtgctatacaaatAAACTAGTTGGGgctaaagcccacaacattatacatgttaacagcataaatcaataaatcatggCTTTCAAGGATATTTTTATGTTTACTATTGtacaaatttattgaaatattataaatgataagaaaatatctatttaaaatctataataaacggtaaaaaaaaaatatcattttatttttagtagtcTCCTTATACTtgaatttctttaatttttttttaatttttagttaagattgttaatttttatgcatttattttttttatttcatattaattaattattaaattaattatgacatcatcaagATCCAACCTCGATTCAACCTTGATCCAACCTCAAAAACTTTAAACCTAtctcttttttggttctttaaacAGTTCGGATTTCCAAAAACCATGGTTGTAATATGAATTTCCCTCTTGTTATAAATGCTTTAGATAAATTCAATTTAGCCTTAACTCTATACATTTTTGCAATTtgagactatatatatatatataaacttacaaatttcatccgttattcacttattttggaaaagaaaataacattcTAAGCTTTAGGTGGACTAAGTTGCACATGGGCAAGGAGTGAAATGGGGATGTGTTATCTCAAAGTACCTAAGATGGAGGTTAGGGTCTTCATTTTGAGTTGTGCTTAgcactaaaataaataaaatgtgttCACTTATCTtgtatatcaaatatataaagaGTGCATGCAAATAATGAATCATTCACAAAtgtgattttcattttttttttcaaaaacatatatatttcaattttgacaTTCTTGGTatataaccttttaaaaaaattacagtaaAATATTGGCCTTCTTAGAGCCAAcgaattgagatttttttagtAATAACTCCAATATTCAACAATtagtttatttgataatatattaaGAGCTCCATTGTTGCAACATCAGTTGACCGTGTTATCTAGTACCAACACAAGTTTTGTCTTGCCAACAAAGTCTTTGTTTGACAATCGTCAATGAGAAAATTGGCTTAATTTCCCACTAGCTGGTACAACATTTATGAAACTGACTCATAACTATTATTTACACATagacccataatttttttttatcattttttttttattaattatattatgcacGTTACAGTTgtgacaaaaaattataaaaagttatATGTTGTTAGACTTTTTCAAATTGTTATTCAAACTTCCGTACCAGCCAAATGGATGATGCATTTGAATGCATCATCGCATCAACTTTTTTATATGGGTCCCACCCAGAAGTTCGAGGTCATTTTGCTAcagctctctctcactctaGAATCTATATCTCTAGGTACTAGCTAGGGGCAGAAGATGCTTTTCCGTCCAAGAACTGTAAACCAATGGTAAATTTGCAGGAAACCTCTCTAGTGTAGTAGCTGTATGCAAACATGGTTTTGAAATATGAAGTATAACATAGACAATAGAGAAGCTCTTAGCGTGTGCGGGAGTTTAATTAgacaaagattatttttgttaatttattttactatttagtttatttttattaatatttataagttttattgtattttttggtattatttatggatttcattatactatttcagctaatttttacttttaatatctacagtactttcaacagaatttttttaattttagtaaaataagcagATTCCAAACAGACACTgagtaataaaaaaactttagtaGAAATTATTGGTGAGAGTAGTGAAATTTGTTaacatgaaagaaaacaaagttaGAATCAAAACTCATGGCCAAGACCAAAgttgttttaaatttcattgtttaaccattgaaatttgtgtttttatcgatttcaataatatttattttcttaataatttttaattcaaaagtcAGAATAATGTCTGGTCTACTTTAGaacatttattaaaaatgatagTTTTTAATTCCACAATTATCTCAATTTTGTTGCTTTTGgtaaattttagtattttgccTCCTAATTTGTGATTAGTGCAAATTAGGATTTTGGTGGGTGTTTTCCTAACCGCcctgggttttctttttattatttcagCATATTGTAGTCTTGAAGGCATTTGGTCATcagttaataaaatattcagACTTTTgcttattgtttcttttttatggattttaaaATCCTATCATCTTGTGAATTTAAGAAACATTTCATGGATTTAAggttatttttttgaaacaaacatgtttttgtttattgtaaGTATTTTGCTGCATTAAAACATATATGGGATTTACATGGATAAATCTGACATATATGAGAGAAGAGTTTTGTAGCTAGTATGGaagcaagaaaaaataaaaagtcaaattaCTCATTTGGTCTTCCGATTATAAGATATGGTTTAATTTGGTCAGTCAACTATACATTGTTGACATATTAAGTTGAAAATCAGTAATAAAAGACTAATGTGAATTTGAGGTGTTTATATCCTTAAGGTGATAATTATCCACACTTTGAAAGAGTAATTTGCCTTTAGATTATAGGGAATTCACCTTCAAGAGACAAAAAGGTCACCAACTGCTTACATCAAATCTGAACTTTACTCCTAAGAGCTAGAATTGTCGAGGAAAATATGCATTTGACTAgagtaataaattaaaagaaaaaaaaatgtaaattgtaatgAATCTATTTTAGGTGAAATTATTCAGGACATCCAATGTTCTATACGTTTCCTTACATATAGATGAGGTTCACATGTGAACTAACCTCATACATGTGACCCACATTCATTTGAAAGGAAGAGGTGCTACATTAGgtatacacaataatttttctgATTTCAAGCGCTTGAAATTGGAAAAATAGTGACTCTTCATTTGAGTGGCCacctttcaaaaaatcaaaacttcAAATAATATTGCACTTTGTTAGCAGAGCATTAGCATCAAATTCCTTAAACTTATCTCCCTATTTAAAGATAAGAACCTGTTTTTCCCATTTTAGCTAATTAGTTCTTAAAACATCCACATCAAATATCGAAGTGTACAACCAAGCAAAATTCACTAATCAAACCCACATGGTTGGAAATGCAATAGCAGGGCCTCTGAGTTCTGACGACCTACTCGCTAAGATTCAAATTATTGAGCTAATGCATCTCTGAACTAgcaagagaaggaaaagaagtaGCAAGAGTTGGTGAACAGTTTGGCTTGTAGCGTTGACGACAATGTGAAGGAAGGAGGAGAGAATGATGTGTATCCAAGAAGCCATCACCGTGATTTATGAGAACTCAAAAATTACTAATGTCACTTTAAAGAGTGTATAGAACAATATCGATCCTTAAGGCGATGATTATATACACTTAAAAGAGTTTGCCTTTGTAgggctgtttttttttttgggtttcttccTTAAATTGCTCCCTTAAACTATTTCGGGGGTACTGATTCTTACtgttctaaaaaagaaaaaaagatttattatgaGTTTTAATGAGCTTAATTGGAAATTTTCTAGGCCCAGGATACACTTATTTTGGTCTGAAAATGAAGTCGTGGTGGAGAACTGGAGATGACTTCCTTCCTTTGAGATGTGAAACTCTCTCCCAGAAAATTTGAAGGATGTTTGTCAACTTATCAATTATCATCCAATGAAACTAATTAGTTAGTCAAGAAAATCACAATAGTCATTTATCTTTCCTGTATTTGTTCATCTTTTTCAAACTTCCATACTTGCTAGAAGGAAGATGCattttcaattcattattggaTCAGCTTCTTTAGTCTTCTAAATAGGGCTACAGACAGTGGAAGAttcatttcataaaatattattgcTTCAACCTCTAATTCAACATTTCAACGTTAATTCTATATGGGACCCTTCCAGAAAATCAAAGTTAAAGGTCATTTTGCTACGGATCTTCTAGTAGGGCCAGAAGATTCTTTTCCGTCCAATTAAGAAGTGTAGTAAATTTGTAGGAACCCTCTCAAGTAGTAGTGTTTGATCATTGATGTAATGGATGAGGTAATATATGGTTGCTGTGTGCAACATGGTTTTGAAACAGTAGTAGTGATCATTTTGGTCTTTTAAGTTTCATATTTGTCAATTTGGTCCGGTAAGTTCACACTTTTTGATACTGTAAGTTTGCCTATCCTTAACTTCtgttaattattaaaaataaatttttaagaataaaaaactattaacttttctttaagaaaaaaaagcgAATTGGGCCCATTATATTTGGTCaattatcatttttgttatgtaagttttattttttgtcattttggtctCATAAGTTCACATTTATTGTCATCTTTAGACTTTCTAAcggaaaaatatataaagaaatggaGGAAGGATTAATGGTGACAATAAATATGAACttatagaatgaaaaaaaaaacttttatgacCAAAATGACAATTAGTCAAACTTAGCAgttgtaattttcatttttgtcaaataaaaaaaaatgaaaaaaaaaatcggttgAGATTATTCCCTTCTCATTTCTCTCATTGCATGTGGGATATTTGAGGTCCACGCATCTAAGAGAGTAGTCTATTGAAGTACCAATGTACCAgattaccaccaaaaaaaaaaaaaaaaaaaaaaaggtacccATGTACCACGGTACCACAAAAGAGAGACCTCATGATGTAAAAAAAAGGGATGTTAAAAGATAGACCTCATGGTCTTTCAATTATGTATAGGATAGAGTTCAAATTTAGTCCATCAATTTTGTATTGTTGAAGACTTTTACTAAGTagaaaaacaatgataaaaaattaatgcaatttttAGGCATGTAAAAAACattgatataaaaaattcaaatacaagATACAACAAAGTCAAGGTCCATttagtaatgttgttctagtaatattatttgtattttttgaaaatatgtgtgggtgaaaaagtgtgtggaaatacgtataatgttgtttaaacacataaaactgttatttaaaataCACTACCAAACAACTCATCAGTAATTGACTAATTGCAAACAACAATTCTAAAATTTCCTCATAGCATTTTCATTAGGTGttccaaatgtcaaatatttgacttttgacacaccaaacaccaaaaaacaagATTCATGAGGTGTTTCATATGCTAAAATTTGTAGCATTTTTAGCAAACTTGCTACAGTACAATTGTATTGATAGAATTGTATTGTAGCATGttgtataattatataataatttttttaattatctattaAATAACAATTGTACTATAGCATGAGgtgtttcaaattaaataacaatttgcaCTAATAGAATTGTACTATAAAATTGCGACGgtacaattttttattgctaCAATACAAAAGCtgggtttttttaattattattttactgtagTGTAATGTTAA is a genomic window containing:
- the LOC142631052 gene encoding transcription factor bHLH162-like, translated to MLRALEREVGLKVKMKTSSSSEKSKLDRKMVEKNRRMQMKSLCLKLSSLIPANHFRATRDIISQQDQLDYAASYITQLKENIEKLKIRKEQAMGLENGSNTMDTMMFGSRLPVFDLRDLGSSIEVIVISGLQKSFMVYEIISILEEEGAEVVSASYSTVGDKLFHTIHAQVKISRVGVETTRVCQRLQELIN